The Arachis hypogaea cultivar Tifrunner chromosome 16, arahy.Tifrunner.gnm2.J5K5, whole genome shotgun sequence genome contains a region encoding:
- the LOC112757953 gene encoding DEAD-box ATP-dependent RNA helicase 3, chloroplastic, producing the protein MASLIGVSSIYQTPSTTLDLHKRPPLTTTTSSSSLSLQCLDSKSHFNNVRRAHLSTNNGKGGFKPTVSFVTSAIATPNSSVLSEEAFKGIGSGDDFPDDDDFAGFGSETDEGSSAVSSEELDVSKLGLPSRLVDSLLKRGISHLFPIQRAVLVPALEGRDIIARAKTGTGKTLAFGIPIIKGLTEDEHSSSLRRSGRLPRVLVLAPTRELAKQVEKEIKESAPYLSTVCVYGGVSYVTQQSALSRGVDVVVGTPGRIIDLINGNSLRLNEVQYLVLDEADQMLAVGFEEDVEVILEKLPSERQSMLFSATMPSWVKKLARKYLDNPLTIDLVGDEEEKLAEGIKLFAISATATSKRTILSDLISVYAKGGKTIVFTQTKRDADEVSLALTNSIMSEALHGDISQHQRERTLNGFRQGKFTVLVATDVAARGLDIPNVDLIIHYELPNDPETFVHRSGRTGRAGKQGTAILMYTSSQRRTVRSLERDVGCKFEFISPPGIQEILEASAEQVVATLNRVHPESVEFFTPTAQKLIEEQGTSALAAALAQMSGFSRPPSSRSLINHEQGWVTLQLIRDSDSRRYFSARSVTGFLAEVYSPAADEVGKIHLIADERVQGAVFDLPEEIAKELLNREIPPGNTITKVTKLPALQDDGPPGDFYGKFSDRDRSSRRGSGSGSRDRRGGFRSSRGYGGRDSDDDFGDSYRRGSRSNNKTGSSWSRAGRSSGDDWPIGGRRSSGRSSSSDRGGFGGSCFNCGESGHRASDCPNKRSFF; encoded by the exons ATGGCTTCTTTGATTGGAGTTTCTTCCATATACCAAACTCCCTCTACAACTCTCGACCTACACAAACGACCACCGCTTACTACTactacttcttcttcctctctttccTTGCAATGCTTGGACAGCAAGTCCCACTTCAACAACGTTCGCAGAGCACACCTTTCTACTAACAATGGCAAGGGAGGTTTTAAGCCCACTGTTAGTTTTGTTACTTCTGCCATTGCCACTCCAAATTCTTCGGTCCTCAGCGAAGAAGCATTCAAGGGGATAGGCAGCGGTGATGACTTCCCCGACGACGATGACTTTGCCGGCTTTGGCTCTGAAACCGACGAGGGATCTTCTGCTGTTAGCTCTGAAGAACTCGACGTTTCCAAGCTTGGCCTTCCTTCGCGCCTCGTTGATTCCCTCCTCAAGCGTGGGATTTCGCATCTTTTCCCCATTCAG AGAGCGGTGTTGGTACCGGCATTGGAAGGTAGGGATATCATTGCTCGGGCAAAGACTGGGACTGGCAAGACACTAGCATTTGGGATTCCCATTATTAAAGGCCTTACTGAAGATGAACATTCAAGTTCTCTCAG gCGGTCTGGTCGCCTCCCCAGAGTGTTGGTTCTTGCACCTACCAGGGAGTTAGCAAAGCAAGTAGAGAAGGAGATAAAGGAATCTGCACCTTATCTGAGCACAGTTTGTGTTTACGGGGGTGTTTCCTATGTTACTCAACAAAGTGCGCTTTCACGTGGAGTTGATGTAGTTGTTGGGACGCCTGGTAGAATAATTGACCTAATCAATGGGAACAGCCTTAGACTGAATGAAGTTCAGTACCTGGTCCTCGATGAAGCGGATCAGATGCTTGCTGTTGGGTTTGAGGAGGATGTGGAAGTAATATTGGAAAAGCTCCCATCAGAGAGGCAGAGCATGCTTTTTTCTGCAACTATGCCAAGTTGGGTAAAGAAATTGGCTCGAAAGTATTTGGACAATCCATTGACAATAGATCTG GTTGGCGATGAAGAAGAAAAGCTCGCAGAAGGGATAAAACTTTTTGCTATATCAGCAACTGCCACTTCAAAGCGAACAATTCTTTCCGATCTTATAAGT GTTTATGCTAAGGGTGGGAAGACTATAGTTTTTACGCAGACAAAAAGAGATGCTGATGAAGTATCATTGGCATTAACAAATAGTATAATGTCTGAAGCATTACATGGTGATATATCTCAGCATCAAAGAGAGAGAACATTGAATGGTTTTCGACAAGGAAAATTTACAGTTCTTGTTGCCACTGATGTTGCAGCCCGTGGACTTGATATTCCTAATGTTGATTTG ATTATTCATTATGAGCTTCCCAATGATCCGGAGACTTTTGTGCATCGCTCTGGTCGTACTGGGCGTGCAGGGAAACAAGGTACTGCTATTCTTATGTACACCAGTAGCCAGAGGAGAACAGTTAGATCTCTAGAGCGTGATGTAGGCTGCAAATTTGAATTCATCAGTCCACCCGGTATACAAGAGATTTTGGAGGCATCTGCTGAGCAAGTTGTTGCCACGCTCAATAGGGTTCATCCCGAGTCTGTTGAGTTTTTTACACCAACTGCACAAAAATTGATTGAAGAACAGGGAACAAGTGCCCTTGCAGCTGCACTAGCACAAATGAGTGGATTCTCTCGTCCTCCATCGTCCCGATCTTTAATCAACCATGAACAG GGATGGGTTACATTGCAGTTGATCCGAGATTCAGATAGTAGAAGATACTTCTCCGCAAGATCAGTCACTGGGTTTCTGGCTGAGGTTTATTCTCCAGCTGCTGATGAAGTTGGAAAAATACATTTAATTGCAGATGAAAGG GTTCAAGGGGCTGTTTTCGATCTTCCAGAGGAAATTGCTAAAGAGTTACTTAACAGGGAGATACCACCTGGAAACACTATAACCAAGGTTACCAAG TTGCCTGCCTTGCAAGATGATGGGCCACCAGGTGATTTCTATGGGAAGTTCTCTGACAGAGATCGTAGTAGCCGAAGAGGTTCAGGTTCTGGTTCTAGGGATCGGAGAGGCGGTTTTAGAAGCTCACGGGGATATGGAGGCCGAGACTCTGATGATGATTTTGGTGATTCATATAGGAGAGGCAGTAGAAGTAATAATAAAACTGGCAGTAGCTGGTCTCGAGCTGGAAGATCCAGTGGTGATGATTGGCCAATTGGCGGTAGACGATCATCAGGCAGATCTTCATCGTCAGACAG AGGTGGTTTTGGAGGGTCCTGTTTTAATTGTGGGGAGTCTGGGCATCGAGCATCAGATTGTCCAAACAAGCGCAGCTTCTTTTAG